The following is a genomic window from Geminicoccaceae bacterium.
CGCCGCCATCCTCCTCGGCGGCCGGCCGGCAGCCTTCGTCGACCTGCCATCGATCTTCATCGTGATTGGCGGCACGGTGGCCCTGACGATCACCAGTTTTCCCTTCGACGATATCAAGCATGCACCGCGCACGATTGTCCGTGCCCTGTCGCCGCGCGGTCAGGGATCGCCGCGCCGTATAGCGCGCGAGGGACTGGCCATTGCCGATCTGGCGCGACGGGGGGATCTCCGCCAGATCGAGACCCGGTCCGGTACGCTGGCGCAGCGGCCGATCCTGCAGCGCGGCCTCGAGATGATCATCGACGGCGCCAGGTTGAACCAGGTCGCACCCGCCTTGCAGCGCGAGGTCGAGATCCTCGACGAGCGGCGTCATCGTGCGGAAAGCATCCTGCGCCGGGCGGCCGACATCGCACCGGCCATGGGGCTCATCGGCACCCTCATCGGCCTCGTGCAGATGCTCGGGCAACTCGATGATCCATCAGCGATCGGGCCGGCCATGGCAGTCGCACTGCTCACGACCTTCTACGGTGCCGTCATCGCGCATGCGATTCTCACGCCGCTGGCCGAACGCCTGTCGAAGATGAGTGAGACCGAGAGATTGCACCATGAAATACAGCTGCTTTGCGTGATGTCGATCGCCGAGCGGGAAAATCCGCGGCGTCTCGAATCGCTGCTCAACGGCCTGTTGCCACCCTCCGAGCAGCTGGAGGAGTTCGGATGAGCGACGGGAGGCGCGCGAGCCGGCGACCGTCAGCAACAGTCTTCAAGAGGGGACGGATATGCGTCTGATCATCATCGGTGAGCATGGCGAGGAGGTCGGCGAAGCCAGCCGCATCGCCGCCGGCCGTGGTGCCGATGTCCGCCACGTGGCCACGCTCGATGCCGCCCTGGCGTCGTTGCGCGGTGGGCAGAGTGCCGACGTGATGCTGATCGAAGTCGGACGCGATATCGCCGGAGCGATCCGTGCGCTTGCCGCCGAGCACATCCACCTGCCGGTGATTGCCTTCGGCATCGACAGCAGGCCCCGCGAGGCGGTCGATGCCATTCGTGCAGGTGCCAGGGAGTTCCTGCCGCTGCCACCTGACCCGGAACTGATTTCGGCCATTCTTGAGGCTGTGTGCGAGACCCGCGATGAACTGATCTTCGAGGATCCGGCGATGGGGCAGGTGATGGCTCTGGCGCGACAGTTCGCCCCGGCCGACGCGAGCGTGCTCATCACCGGCGAGAGCGGGACGGGCAAGGAGGTGATGGCCCGCTTCATCCATCAAAACAGCCGCCGGGCAAGATGCCGTTTCATTTCCGTCAACTGCGCGGCGATTCCCGAAAACCTGCTCGAATCCGAACTTTTCGGCCATGAGAAGGGAGCCTTTACCGGTGCCAGCGCCCGGCGCATCGGCAAGTTCGAGGAGGCCCATGGAGGCACCTTGCTGCTCGACGAGATCACGGAGATGGACGTGCGCCTGCAGGCCAAGCTGTTGCGGGTCATTCAGGAGCGCGAAATCGACCGGGTGGGGGGCAGCAGGCCGGTCAAGGTCGATATCCGCCTGATCGCCACCAGCAATCGCGACCTCGACGAGGCCGTCGCAGAAGGTGTATTCCGCGAGGATCTCCTCTACCGGTTGAATGTCCTCAATCTGCACCTTCCGCCGCTTCGCGCCCGTCCTCGCGACATCGTCACGCTTGCCCGTCACTTCGTGGTCAAGCACTCGGCCACCAATGGCCTGCCGCAGCGCGAATTGTCGACCGCTGCCATCGGACGATTGCTGGGAAACAGCTGGAAGGGCAATGTTCGCGAATTGGAGAATTGCATCCATCGGGCAGTGCTGCTGGCCCAGGGAGCGGAGATCGATGCCGACGCCATCATCCTGAGCGGCCAGCCGCGACCGGATGCCGAAAGCAGTTCGCGCGAGGGGGCACTCGTCGGCCGGACCGTGGCCGATGTCGAGCGGGGTCTGATCCTCGAGACCCTGGATCATACGATGGGCAACCGCACCCACGCCGCGACCATTCTCGGCATTTCGATCCGTACCTTGCGCAACAAGCTCAAACAGTATGGGGCGGAGGGCATGAGCATCCCACCCGCTCCGAACGAGGTCGCGACGCCGTTCGTGGCCGGTAGCAGCAGGCACTAGCAGTCATGGCCACCGATCTGGGAAATCTGCGCAGGGACGTCGTTCCGCAAGTGGTGAACACCCTGCGTCAGAGCGATATTCTCATGGCACTCGGGGTCATCGGTATCCTGGTGGTGCTGATCCTGCCGCTGCCCGGTTTTCTCCTCGACGTTCTGCTCGCCCTGTCGATCACGTTCTCGGTGATGGTCCTGCTGACCTCGCTGTTCATCGAGCGTCCGCTCGATTTCAACTCGTTTCCGACCGTCCTGCTGATCGCCACCATGCTGAGATTGTCCCTCAATCTCGCATCCACCCGTCTCATCCTGGCGCACGGCCATGAGGGGACCGATGCCGCGGGGCAGGTGATCGAGGCCTTTGGCGGCTTCATCATGCAGGGCAATTTCGTCATCGGCATCATCGTCTTTGCGATCCTCGTCATCGTGAATTTCGTCGTGATCACCAAGGGGTCGGGACGAATTGCCGAGGTTGCCGCGCGGTTCTCGCTCGACGCCATGCCCGGCAAGCAGATGGCCATCGACGCGGACCTGTCGGCCGGTCTGATCGACGAGGGCACGGCCCGTCTGCGCCGTCGCGAGCTTGAGGAGGAGAGCGCCTTCTTCGGCGCCATGGACGGTGCCGCGAAGTTCGTGCGCGGCGACGCGATCGCGGGCCTGATGATCACATTCATCAACCTCGTGGCCGGTCTCATCATCGGTGTCGGCCAGATGGGCATCAGTTTTTCCGAGGCCGCCACCAGCTATACCATCCTGACCGTTGGCGACGGCCTTGTCTCGCAGATTCCCGCCCTGATCGTTTCCACGGCAGCGGGTCTCCTCGTCTCCAAGGCCGGTGTTTCCGGGCGCGCGGATGTGGCGCTTGTCAGCCAGCTTGGTGCCTTTCCCCGCGTGCTTGGCGTGACCAGCGGACTGCTGACGCTGCTGGCCGTCCTTCCCGGCCTGCCGGCCCTGCCGTTCCTGGCGCTGGCCGGCGGCACGGGATATCTGGCGTGGCGCATGGCCAGGCAGGCCGCCGATACGGTCGAGACCGGCCAGCAGGCCGAAAAGGAGGCGAAGGCCGTCGAACCGCCGGCGGAAGAGCCCATTGCCAATATCCTGCACATTGATCCGATCCGGCTCGAGTTGGGCTACGGCCTCCTGCCGCTCATCAGCGACAGTGCGGCGGGCCGGCTCACGGACCAGATCAAGGCATTGCGACGCCAGCTCGCTTCCGAACTCGGGTTCGTCATGCCGTCGGTGCGCATCCAGGACAACATCCAGCTTCCGGCCAATACCTATGTGGTCAAGGTCAAGGAGATGGAGGCAGGGCGCGGCGACATCCGTCCGAACATGCTGCTGGTCATGGATCCGCAGGGCGGCGATATCGCCCTGCCGGGCGAACAGACGACGGAGCCCACCTTCGGTCTCGCGGCTGCGTGGGTCGCGCGCTCCATGCGCGAGGAGGCGGGCTTCAAGGGGTATACGGTGGTGGATCCGGCAACGGTCGTCACCACCCACATCACCGAGCTGGTCAAGGACAACCTTGCCGACATGCTCACTTTTGCCGAGACGCAGAAGTTGCTCAAGGAACTTGACGATGACTACCAGAAATTGCTGACCGACCTCGTTCCGGGCCGCATCAGTGCCGCAGGCATCCAGCGCGTGTTGCAGGGGCTGCTGGCCGAGCGGGTCTCGATCCGCGACCTGCCGTTGATCCTTGAGGCCATCGGCGAGGCGCTGAGCCACACCCAGAACGTCGTCTTCATCGTCGAGCATGTCCGCGCGCGGCTTGCCCGCCAGATCAGCAATTCGGCAACAGGTCCCGGTGGCTACATTCCCCTTTTGACGCTTTCCGGCACATGGGAGAGCGGTTTTTCGGATGCGCTGGTCGGCCAGGGGGACGAACGGCAACTGGCCATGGCGCCGGGCAAGCTCCAGGACTTCATCCGCGCCATGCGCGATGCATTCGAAAAACAGGCCATGCGCGGCGAACTGCCGGTGATCGTCACCTCGCCGGCCATCCGCGCCTATGTCCGCTCGATCGTCGAACGGTTCCGCCCGGCAACCGTGGTACTGTCACAGAACGAGATCCATCCCAAGGCCAGGATCCGCACGCTCGGGCAGATCTGACCGATGGCCGGAATGACACCGCTGCCGCCGGGAATGCCCTTGATGACCGGCAATGCCGCGTCGGGTGGCGAGGGGCCGGACGCAATCGATGGTCTGCGACGGGATACGGCCACCACCGCCAATCTGCGCCGCCTCGATCTCACGGTGGCCGATGCCATGGGCAGACAGGTCGTGACCCGTGGCCAGGCCGGGCAGGTGGCCCTCGAACTGTCGCAGCCGGTTCCCGGCGGAACGCGCCTGACCGTCGAACTGCCCGCGGCGGGACGGCCCCGGCCGGGCATGAACCTGCCCATCGTCGAGATGGATGGCAAGCCTACGGCGACAGCCCAATCCGCGCGGGTGATCGACATCCGTACCATCGACACCGTTCCGGCGCGTCCGGGACCGGTGGTGCAGGCCCAGTTGCTCCGGGACGGAAGCCCGGTCCAGGGCGCAAGCATCGACATCCGCATTGCACCGCGACCGCTGCCGGCTGCCAGCCCTCCTGTCATGCCGGCCATGCACCCTCCGGTGGTCCCGTCGCCCGACATGTCCCCGCCATCGGCTGGCCTGCCCCGACCTGCCATGCAGCCGGCGGCAGGCGGCATGGTCGTGGCGGTCGACGGGCGACCTTCGGCATGGCCGGCCGTCAACGCTTCCCATGCGCTGTCGGCGGCGGCGGCATCGCCCCCGATTGCACCGACAGTAACGGCATCGCCCGCGGCGACCGCCCCGGCACCAGCGACAGCGGCCATGCCGGCAACCGTCCAGGCCGGGACTGCGCCATTGGAGGGGACAGCCCGATCCCCCGTGCTTCCGTCATTGTCCCGCAGTGATGCGGTCGCGGATGGGCAGGCCGCAACGGGAAAGCCTGTTGTTGCGCCAGATGGACCCTTGCCTGCCAAGCCGGTATCGCCGTCCGCCGGCACCGTTGCGGCTCGGACACCTTTCCCTCCCGATGGATCCCGAACCGCGCCATCGCAGCCCTCGTATCCCGATGTGCGATCCGACGTGACCTTGCGGGTGCAGGGCCACATGATTGACGGACGTCCGCTGCTGGGGCTGGGGCAGGGGCAGTTGCGGATCGAGGTGCCCATGCCCGACCTTCCGGAC
Proteins encoded in this region:
- the flhA gene encoding flagellar biosynthesis protein FlhA, which gives rise to MATDLGNLRRDVVPQVVNTLRQSDILMALGVIGILVVLILPLPGFLLDVLLALSITFSVMVLLTSLFIERPLDFNSFPTVLLIATMLRLSLNLASTRLILAHGHEGTDAAGQVIEAFGGFIMQGNFVIGIIVFAILVIVNFVVITKGSGRIAEVAARFSLDAMPGKQMAIDADLSAGLIDEGTARLRRRELEEESAFFGAMDGAAKFVRGDAIAGLMITFINLVAGLIIGVGQMGISFSEAATSYTILTVGDGLVSQIPALIVSTAAGLLVSKAGVSGRADVALVSQLGAFPRVLGVTSGLLTLLAVLPGLPALPFLALAGGTGYLAWRMARQAADTVETGQQAEKEAKAVEPPAEEPIANILHIDPIRLELGYGLLPLISDSAAGRLTDQIKALRRQLASELGFVMPSVRIQDNIQLPANTYVVKVKEMEAGRGDIRPNMLLVMDPQGGDIALPGEQTTEPTFGLAAAWVARSMREEAGFKGYTVVDPATVVTTHITELVKDNLADMLTFAETQKLLKELDDDYQKLLTDLVPGRISAAGIQRVLQGLLAERVSIRDLPLILEAIGEALSHTQNVVFIVEHVRARLARQISNSATGPGGYIPLLTLSGTWESGFSDALVGQGDERQLAMAPGKLQDFIRAMRDAFEKQAMRGELPVIVTSPAIRAYVRSIVERFRPATVVLSQNEIHPKARIRTLGQI
- a CDS encoding MotA/TolQ/ExbB proton channel family protein, whose amino-acid sequence is MAKAPAGRRSGEQLFADPAAILGLIAVIGMVLAAILLGGRPAAFVDLPSIFIVIGGTVALTITSFPFDDIKHAPRTIVRALSPRGQGSPRRIAREGLAIADLARRGDLRQIETRSGTLAQRPILQRGLEMIIDGARLNQVAPALQREVEILDERRHRAESILRRAADIAPAMGLIGTLIGLVQMLGQLDDPSAIGPAMAVALLTTFYGAVIAHAILTPLAERLSKMSETERLHHEIQLLCVMSIAERENPRRLESLLNGLLPPSEQLEEFG
- a CDS encoding sigma-54-dependent Fis family transcriptional regulator, translated to MRLIIIGEHGEEVGEASRIAAGRGADVRHVATLDAALASLRGGQSADVMLIEVGRDIAGAIRALAAEHIHLPVIAFGIDSRPREAVDAIRAGAREFLPLPPDPELISAILEAVCETRDELIFEDPAMGQVMALARQFAPADASVLITGESGTGKEVMARFIHQNSRRARCRFISVNCAAIPENLLESELFGHEKGAFTGASARRIGKFEEAHGGTLLLDEITEMDVRLQAKLLRVIQEREIDRVGGSRPVKVDIRLIATSNRDLDEAVAEGVFREDLLYRLNVLNLHLPPLRARPRDIVTLARHFVVKHSATNGLPQRELSTAAIGRLLGNSWKGNVRELENCIHRAVLLAQGAEIDADAIILSGQPRPDAESSSREGALVGRTVADVERGLILETLDHTMGNRTHAATILGISIRTLRNKLKQYGAEGMSIPPAPNEVATPFVAGSSRH